The following are from one region of the Geoalkalibacter subterraneus genome:
- the gspF gene encoding type II secretion system inner membrane protein GspF: MALYEYDGFNNRGKKVRGVAEGTSRRAIIQQLKSRGIIVTEVSQQSAETRNSGRFNFSFSRRKVSAADLAVASRQMATLLSAGISLDETLATIAGQLENPLLGKTLNQVREEIVQGQSLYYAMSQHPRLFSDLYVNMIQVGESSGTLDQAMHRLADFLEEQARLRSRIQAAMAYPVLMALIGTGVLFFLMAFVVPKVTRMLEDLGQTLPFATRALIGVSDFLSAWWWLMLVILAAGLFIFQQYVKKPKGRLNFDKRKLTAPVFGKLNLLLATARFTRTLGTLLRSGVPLLAALEIVKNLMGNRVLVETIEDTIVAVREGESLAQPLKRAGVFPPMVSQMAAVGEKSGELEEMLFKVADAYEHQVDSAINAMLSLLEPVMILLMGTVVGFIVLAILLPIFQASQGIG; this comes from the coding sequence TTGGCGCTTTACGAGTACGACGGATTCAACAACCGGGGAAAAAAAGTCCGCGGTGTCGCCGAAGGCACCAGCCGCCGGGCAATTATTCAGCAGCTCAAGTCCCGCGGCATCATTGTCACCGAGGTGTCGCAGCAGTCCGCCGAGACCCGCAACAGCGGCAGATTCAATTTTTCTTTTAGCCGGAGAAAGGTCTCTGCAGCCGATCTTGCCGTTGCCTCTCGGCAGATGGCAACCCTTCTGAGTGCAGGCATCTCCCTGGACGAAACACTGGCCACCATTGCCGGGCAGTTGGAGAACCCCCTGCTGGGCAAGACCCTCAACCAGGTTCGCGAAGAGATCGTTCAAGGACAATCTCTGTACTATGCCATGAGCCAGCATCCACGGCTGTTTTCCGATCTCTACGTCAACATGATCCAGGTGGGTGAAAGCAGCGGCACCCTCGACCAGGCCATGCACCGCCTGGCTGATTTTCTCGAGGAGCAGGCCCGGCTGCGCTCCCGCATTCAGGCGGCCATGGCCTACCCGGTGCTGATGGCTCTGATCGGCACAGGGGTTCTGTTCTTCCTGATGGCGTTCGTGGTGCCTAAAGTGACACGCATGCTGGAAGATTTGGGCCAGACCCTCCCCTTTGCAACGCGCGCCCTGATTGGTGTGAGTGATTTTTTATCCGCCTGGTGGTGGTTGATGCTTGTTATCCTGGCGGCGGGACTGTTTATTTTCCAGCAATATGTTAAAAAACCAAAAGGCCGTCTGAACTTTGATAAACGCAAGTTGACCGCACCGGTTTTCGGGAAACTCAATCTGCTGCTGGCGACAGCCCGCTTCACCCGCACTTTAGGCACGCTGCTGCGCAGCGGGGTTCCCCTGCTTGCAGCCCTCGAGATCGTCAAAAACCTGATGGGCAACCGCGTGCTGGTCGAAACCATCGAAGACACGATCGTCGCTGTGCGAGAGGGTGAGAGCCTGGCCCAGCCGCTGAAGCGAGCCGGCGTTTTTCCACCGATGGTCAGCCAGATGGCGGCTGTCGGAGAAAAAAGCGGTGAACTGGAAGAGATGCTGTTCAAAGTGGCTGATGCTTACGAACACCAGGTAGATTCCGCCATCAATGCTATGCTTTCATTGCTTGAGCCGGTGATGATCCTGCTGATGGGGACGGTGGTTGGATTCATCGTTCTGGCGATTCTGCTGCCGATCTTCCAGGCCAGCCAGGGGATCGGATAG
- the gspE gene encoding type II secretion system ATPase GspE translates to MTSWQHIGQILREDAGLSEEALEQALAAQENDERRLGEIMLERKVISSEQLARALARQHDLPFVESISTGSIDHDLLDQWPIGFAKEFKVFPIRSDGDIVLVMADPGDNRPLNDLSALTGEPVEASVATPTEILRAINQAYETRAGETEEIIADIGGSGADSFAGNLEPADLIDTSDEAPIIRFVNSLVTQAYRERASDIHIEPFEGEMIVRYRIDGILYEVLKPPIKAHAGIISRVKIMSNLNIAEKRLPQDGRFRVRIAGKDVDVRVSTLPTAFGERVVMRLLDKSSNVLTLEDIGMEKALLQRLNPMIHKSHGIFLVTGPTGSGKTTTLYAALTRLNSREKNIITVEDPIEYQLNGVGQIQVNPKINLTFANGLRSILRQDPDIIMIGEIRDGETAEIAVQSALTGHMVFSTLHTNDSAGALTRLVEMQIEPFLIASSVVGVMAQRLVRTICPHCKESYQPSTEALEEMGLSAAFPNGATFYRGRGCEKCMDIGYRGRSGIYELLTVDEQVRDLVLKKSDSATIKNAACRAGMVALREAGLAKALAGQTTLEEVMRVTQEEG, encoded by the coding sequence ATGCTCGAGCGCAAAGTCATCAGCTCCGAGCAGCTTGCGCGCGCCCTCGCCCGCCAGCACGATCTGCCCTTTGTCGAGTCGATCTCCACGGGTTCCATCGACCACGATCTGCTGGACCAATGGCCCATCGGCTTTGCCAAGGAATTCAAAGTTTTCCCGATCCGGAGTGACGGTGACATCGTCCTTGTCATGGCGGATCCTGGAGACAACCGCCCTCTTAACGACCTCTCCGCTTTGACCGGCGAGCCGGTCGAGGCCTCCGTGGCGACCCCGACTGAAATCCTGCGCGCCATCAACCAGGCCTATGAGACACGGGCCGGAGAAACCGAAGAAATCATCGCCGACATCGGTGGAAGCGGCGCCGATTCATTTGCGGGCAATCTGGAACCGGCGGACCTGATCGATACGTCGGATGAAGCACCGATCATCCGTTTCGTCAACAGCCTGGTGACCCAGGCCTACCGCGAACGCGCCAGCGACATTCATATTGAGCCGTTTGAAGGGGAGATGATCGTGCGCTACCGCATCGACGGCATCCTCTACGAGGTTCTCAAGCCGCCGATCAAGGCTCACGCCGGCATCATCAGCCGCGTCAAGATCATGTCGAACCTCAATATCGCCGAAAAGCGGCTGCCGCAGGATGGGCGCTTCCGGGTCCGCATTGCAGGCAAAGATGTGGACGTGCGCGTCTCGACCCTGCCGACCGCATTCGGCGAGCGGGTCGTCATGCGCCTGCTGGACAAAAGCTCCAACGTCCTGACGCTGGAAGACATCGGCATGGAAAAGGCTCTGCTTCAGCGTCTCAATCCCATGATTCACAAAAGCCATGGCATCTTCCTGGTGACCGGCCCCACCGGTTCGGGTAAAACCACGACCCTGTACGCGGCCCTGACCCGGCTCAACAGCCGCGAAAAAAATATCATCACGGTTGAGGATCCCATCGAATATCAGCTCAACGGCGTCGGGCAGATTCAGGTCAATCCCAAGATCAACCTGACCTTCGCCAACGGACTGCGCTCGATCCTGAGACAGGATCCGGACATCATCATGATTGGTGAGATTCGCGACGGTGAAACAGCGGAGATTGCCGTGCAGTCGGCGTTGACCGGCCACATGGTTTTTTCAACCCTGCACACCAACGATTCCGCCGGTGCCCTCACGCGCCTGGTGGAGATGCAGATCGAGCCGTTTCTGATTGCGTCATCCGTTGTCGGCGTCATGGCGCAACGGTTGGTGCGAACCATCTGCCCGCATTGCAAGGAGAGTTACCAGCCTTCGACGGAAGCGCTGGAGGAGATGGGACTTTCCGCCGCATTCCCCAACGGCGCCACGTTCTACCGCGGGCGGGGCTGCGAAAAGTGCATGGACATCGGCTACCGCGGCAGATCAGGCATTTACGAACTGTTGACGGTGGATGAGCAGGTGCGCGACCTGGTTTTGAAAAAAAGCGATTCGGCCACCATCAAGAATGCCGCCTGCCGGGCGGGGATGGTGGCACTGCGCGAGGCCGGCCTGGCCAAAGCCCTTGCCGGGCAGACCACTCTGGAAGAGGTCATGCGCGTGACCCAGGAGGAAGGCTGA